Proteins co-encoded in one Planctomycetia bacterium genomic window:
- a CDS encoding Gfo/Idh/MocA family oxidoreductase, translating to MTQPLRIGILGCARIVRRAIAGALAKSQLASWHAIAGRDGNVAAQWAAEFGVPRHYGNYEALIADPDVDAVYIPLPNELHRPWALRAAAAGKHVLCEKPLALDIADAEGIVHGCRAAGVVLMEAFMWRHHPRVALARKLLAEGKLGALSYVKMDFSFVIDHADWRLDAARGGGALFDLGCYGINISRLFTGAEPSEIHARARYLKPGVDMSLGMQLHFPGDVIALLDASFECPNRNRLELVGTQGSLEFPGGVLPEETSTLVYRTDAGTETLSIPAADQYAEMFDCFARSVAAKRIEAPAEDGLANMRVVQAVRDTARR from the coding sequence ATGACGCAACCGCTTCGCATCGGAATCTTAGGCTGCGCTCGCATCGTGCGCCGCGCCATCGCCGGCGCACTTGCCAAGTCGCAACTCGCTTCGTGGCACGCGATCGCCGGGCGCGACGGCAACGTCGCCGCTCAATGGGCCGCGGAGTTCGGCGTACCACGGCACTACGGCAACTACGAAGCCTTGATCGCCGATCCCGACGTCGACGCCGTCTATATCCCGCTGCCGAACGAGTTGCATCGCCCCTGGGCTCTACGCGCCGCGGCGGCGGGGAAGCATGTTCTCTGCGAGAAGCCGTTGGCGTTGGACATCGCCGACGCCGAGGGAATCGTACATGGTTGTCGTGCGGCCGGCGTCGTGCTGATGGAGGCCTTCATGTGGCGGCATCATCCGCGCGTCGCTCTGGCACGGAAACTTTTGGCCGAAGGGAAACTCGGCGCGCTCAGTTACGTGAAGATGGACTTCTCGTTCGTCATCGACCATGCCGACTGGCGGCTCGACGCGGCTCGCGGCGGCGGGGCGCTGTTCGATCTCGGCTGCTACGGCATCAACATCAGTCGGCTCTTCACCGGCGCCGAGCCGAGCGAGATCCATGCCCGAGCGCGATACCTCAAGCCGGGCGTCGATATGTCGCTCGGGATGCAATTGCATTTCCCCGGCGACGTAATCGCGCTGCTCGACGCGAGCTTCGAGTGCCCGAACCGAAACCGCTTGGAACTCGTCGGCACCCAGGGCTCTCTCGAGTTCCCCGGCGGCGTGCTCCCCGAGGAAACCTCGACGCTCGTCTATCGAACCGACGCGGGCACCGAAACGCTTAGTATTCCCGCGGCCGATCAGTACGCGGAAATGTTCGACTGCTTCGCGCGCTCCGTCGCGGCGAAACGAATCGAAGCGCCGGCGGAAG
- a CDS encoding aminotransferase class IV, producing MQTAKAFLNGRFLPADELKIAAYDAGFMLGATVSEQLRTFGGKLYRVDEHLARLRRGLEIAGIEPDCTLEELAEWAEELAAANHEMLDPADDLGLSMFITPGPYATSAPADVPRQPTIGMSTYPLPFQLWAEKYEQGERLATSIVRQVPPESWPSELKCRSRMHYYLADQDVRRAVPGARALLLDRNGYVNETPTANIVGVMGSDAATSFWSPPKITTLPGISQAVAEELAHRKLGVIQFGEGEYSPDEFGSSMREILITSTPFCLLPVVKLDDAAIGDGRPGPTYKKLLAAWSEEVGVDIAAQARRFVVR from the coding sequence ATGCAAACAGCTAAGGCATTCTTGAACGGCCGGTTCCTTCCCGCCGATGAGTTGAAGATCGCGGCGTACGACGCCGGCTTCATGCTCGGGGCGACGGTGAGCGAGCAACTGCGCACGTTCGGCGGCAAGCTCTATCGGGTCGACGAACATCTCGCGCGCTTGAGGCGCGGCTTGGAGATCGCCGGGATCGAACCTGATTGCACGCTCGAAGAACTGGCCGAGTGGGCCGAGGAGCTCGCAGCCGCGAATCACGAGATGCTCGACCCGGCCGACGACCTCGGCCTATCGATGTTCATCACGCCTGGCCCTTATGCGACGTCGGCACCGGCCGATGTGCCGCGCCAGCCGACGATCGGCATGAGCACTTATCCGTTGCCGTTTCAGCTGTGGGCGGAGAAGTATGAGCAGGGGGAACGACTCGCTACGAGCATCGTTCGACAAGTCCCGCCTGAATCATGGCCGAGCGAATTGAAGTGTCGCAGCCGGATGCACTACTACTTGGCCGATCAAGACGTGCGTCGCGCCGTGCCCGGCGCTCGGGCGTTGTTGCTCGATCGCAACGGGTATGTGAACGAAACGCCGACGGCGAACATTGTCGGCGTGATGGGATCGGACGCGGCGACTTCGTTCTGGTCGCCGCCGAAGATCACGACGCTTCCCGGCATCAGCCAAGCCGTGGCGGAAGAGTTGGCTCATCGAAAACTCGGCGTCATCCAGTTCGGCGAAGGGGAATACTCCCCCGACGAATTCGGAAGCAGCATGCGTGAAATCTTGATCACCAGCACGCCGTTTTGCTTGCTGCCGGTCGTAAAGCTCGACGACGCCGCGATCGGCGACGGCCGGCCGGGCCCGACGTATAAGAAGTTGCTGGCCGCTTGGAGTGAAGAAGTTGGTGTAGATATTGCCGCGCAAGCGAGACGGTTCGTGGTTCGCTAG